DNA from Streptomyces rishiriensis:
GATCCGGCCGAGCGGCTGCCGGCCGACCGGGCCGAGCAGGACCTGCGGCTCGTCGCCGCGGGCGGCGCCCCTCGCGGCGACACCCTGCGTGCCACGCCACCGGCGCCGTTCGCACCGTATCCGGCGTCGGCCCCGACCCCGGCCGAGCCGTTCCGCCAGGAGCCGACGGCCTCGACCCCGCCCCAGTCCTGGTCGGCCGCCCCGGCGACCACGGCCCGCTCGGCGCAGCCGGGCCGGAGCCGGCGCGCCGGCGGGGTGCTCGTCGCCGGTGTGGTGGTGCTGGCACTGGCCGTCGCCGGGCTGACGTACGGGCTGCTGAACCGCGACGGCGGCGGTGACGACGCGGGCGGCGGGGTCACCGACAGCCCGACGGAGATCCTGAGTTCGCCTCCGACGCAGCCCGAGACGAGCGAGGAGACCGACGAGTCGCCGAGCCCGAGCCCGAGCGAGAGCGAGAGCTCCGAGGCCCCGGCGCAGACCGTCTCGGTCTCCGTCGCCGGCGCGCACACGGACTACTCGGGCGGTTGTCCGCCGCCGGACGCCGACGCGCCCGCCTTCACCGCGACGATCACGGTGGGGCGGCTGCCGGCGACGGTCTCGTACCGCTGGGTGTCGAAGGACGGCGAACTCTCCGGGCAGACCTGGAAGTCGCTCGAGTTCCCCTCGGGCGGTGGGAAGTCCAAGCAGGACAAGGTGATCGTGTCGACGTACGCCGAGAGCGGGACGTACCAGAACTCGATCGCCGTCGAGGTCCGGGATCCGGTGAGGACGACGTCCGACTCGGTGCCCTTCTCGGTCACCTGCGAGACGGAGACCCCGTCGGACGGGGCCTCCCCCTCGCCTTCCGCCTCGGAGTGACGGCTCAGGCGGCGCTGTTCAGGACCGGCAGGTAGCCACCCGACTGGCCGGATGCGGTCGGGTGGTACGACTCACCGATGTTCAGCCAGTTGAGGCTGTGCAGCCAGGAGCTGCCGGAGCAGATCTCGTGGCCGGTGTACGGGGTGCGCACGTCACCGAAGACGAAGCCGTGGGCGGCGGCGCGCTCGGCGGTCTTGGTGTCGAGGTAGTCGGCCGCGTTGTTGATGGCGGAGCGCTTGGCCTCGGACAGTCCCAGGCAGACCGTGCCGAGCTGGTAGAAGCGGGGGTAGCCGATGACGACGACGCGCGCGTTGGGCGCCTTGGCGCGGATCGCGGAGTAGACGGTGTCGAGCCTGCCGGGGAGCGTCGAGGCGACGTAGGCCCTGGCCGTGTTGATGCGGGACAGACACGTGCTGTCGGAGCCGGTGACGCAGGTCGTCATGACGTCGGCGAAGCCCGCGTCGTTGCCGCCGACCGTGACGGAGACCAGGCCGGTCGAGGAGTTCAGACCGCCGAGCTGGCCCGCCAGAACTTCATCCGTTCGGGCGCCCGAGCAAGCGGCGAAGGTGAACGACGAGGGGGCGTGGGCGGCGTTCCAGAGGTACGGAAACGCCTTGGTGCTGCGCTTGCAGTCGCCGCTGGAGCTGATGTAGCTGCCCGCGCCGACCCCGGAGGAGTAGGAGTCCCCCAGCGCCACATAGCCGCCGGTGGCGGCGAGTTGGGATGCCTGCGCCGAGGCCGCCCCGGTGAGGGCGGTGCCGAAGGCGAGGAGGATTGAGCTGACGAATACGACAAGTCGGGAACGTCTCATGGAACCTCCTTTAGCAGGTTCTCTGCCACAACATTCGTAGCAACTACGCGTGTTGACCGGAAGTGTCCATGCCAAGACTTTTCGCCCCCGAACGGGATCATTCACAGCCCGTACATGAGGGTGACGTTGCGTGCTCATGTCAAGCTTGTTGACAACCCCTCAACTCCCTTGTTCTACGCATGTAGACGGCCGAGGCTTTACCTCAGCCACGAACGGAACGCGACGTTCGGGGCCGTGTGCGCGACCGCGCGCACTCCCCCACAGCCGTGCGCCCGACCCAGGCGCGGGCTGCCTAGAGGAGGACTCCCTCGTAATGGCACAACTGCGTAGCAACAAGGCCCGCATAACCGCCGCCGCCACCGTGGCCGCCGCCGCCCTCGTCGGCGGGCTCACCGCGCTCCCCGCCCAGGCCGCACCGGCCGAGGGCAAGGTCCTGGCGAGCGGCTCCCCCACCGCCGTCAAGGACAGCTACATCGTCACCCTGAAGTCGCAGGCGGGCTTCAAGGCGTCCTCGGCCACCGGCAGGAACCTCGTCAAGGGCTACGGCGGCACCGTCGGGAAGACGTTCGGCTCGGCGCTGAACGGCTACACCGCCACCCTCTCCGCCACCGAGGCGAGGAGACTGGCCGCGGACCCGGCGGTCGCCACGGTCGAGCAGAACCAGACCGTCCGGGTGAGCGACACGACCCAGTCGAGCGCCCCCTGGGGCCTGGACCGCGTCGACCAGACCTCGCTCCCGCTCTCCGGCACGTACACCTACCCGGACACCGCCGGCAGCGGTGTCACCGCGTACGTCATCGACACCGGCGTCCGCATCACCCACTCCCAGATCAGCGGCCGGGCCTCCTACGGCTACGACGCCGTCGACGGCGACACCACCGCCTCCGACGGCAACGGTCACGGCACCCACGTGGCCACGACGATCGCGGGCTCCACCTACGGTGTCGCCAAGAAGGCGAAGATCGTGGCGGTGCGGGTGCTCGACAACGCCGGTTCCGGCACCACCGCGGGCGTCATCGCGGGCATCGACTGGGTCACGAACAACCACTCCGGTCCCTCCGTCGCCAACCTCTCGCTCGGCGGCGGCGCGTCCACCACGCTGGACACCGCGGTGCGCAACTCCATCGCCAGCGGTGTCACGTATGCGGTGGCGGCGGGCAACAGCAGCGCCAACGCCTCCTCGTACTCCCCGGCCCGCGTCACCCAGGCCATCACCGTCGGCGCCACCACCAGCACCGACGCCAGGGCCAGCTACTCCAACTACGGCTCGGTGCTGGACATCTTCGCCCCCGGCTCCTCCATCACCGCGGGCTGGTACACCAGCGACACCGCCACGAACACCATCTCCGGGACGTCGATGGCGACCCCGCACGTCGCGGGCGCGGCCGCGGTCTACCTGGCGGGCCACACCTCCGCCACTCCCGCCCAGGTGGCCACGGCCCTGGTGAACGGCGCGACCTCGAGCGTGGTCACCAGCCCGGGCACCGGCTCACCGAACAAGCTCCTCAAGCTCGTCCCGTGACCCCTGCGGAACGTGCGGCACTGATCTGAACCACCGTTCCCCGGAAGCCTCCGCGGCCTCCGGGGAACACTTTTGTTCGCTCCCGTGACCGTTCCTGTGCCGGTTTCTTTCGAGGGGACGCATCATTGTGTAACGGTCAAACGAACAAAAAGGTGAGTGAGCCCTCAAGGGGTTGCCATCCGGGCTTAATCATCAATACCGTCATACATCTCACTCGCATCGGACCGTCGGCAACGGCTCCAGGGGAGGGCTCAGGGACCGCGGCGGTATCGGGGCGGGAGCGCGGTAGGGGGGTGCCGTGCTCGGTGACCGCACTGGTGACCGGGCCGTGCCGCGCGGTCGGCTGCCGTCCTTCGACGGTGGCCGGTCAGTTCTGCCAGCTCACCCGTGTCTGCGCGGAGATCACTCCGCCATGGGTGAGAAACCCCCCTTTCGAACCGGACGTGGATTCCGGGCCGCCCAGGGGCGGGCGGCCCACCGGACGAGAGGGACCAGACCATGAGTTCCGTTCTTCAGCCGGCCGCATCGGGCCAGGACCTCGAAAGCCCGTCGACCGTCGGCACCTACCGGCCCATCTCCTCTCACCTGGCCATCACGCCACCGGTGAGCGTGGTCATCCCCGCGATGAACGAGGCCGAGAACCTTCCGTACGTGTTCAAGACCCTGCCGGACTGGATCCACGAGGTGGTCCTGGTCGACGGCAACTCCACCGACGACACCGTGCGGGTCGCGCGGGAACTGTGGCCCGGCGTCAAAGTCGTCGGACAGCAGGGCCGGGGCAAGGGCGACGCCCTGATCACCGGTTTCGAGGCGTGCAGCGGCGACATCATCGTGATGGTCGACGCGGACGGCTCGGCCGACGGCGAGGAGATCGTGTCGTACGTCAGCGCCCTCGTCTCCGGCGCGGACTTCGCCAAGGGCTCCCGCTTCGCCAACGGCGGCGGCACCGACGACATGACCTTCGTCCGCCGGCTAGGCAACCGGGTCCTGTGCGCCATCGTCAACCGCAAGTTCGGCGCCCGCTACACCGACCTGTGCTACGGCTACAACGCGTTCTGGCGGCACTGCCTGGACAAGATCGAGCTGGACTGCACCGGCTTCGAGGTCGAGACGCTGATGAACATCCGGGTCGTCAAGGCCGGTCTGAAGGTGCAGGAGATCCCCAGCCACGAGTATCTGCGCATCCACGGCGTCAGCAATCTGCGCGCCGTCCGCGACGGGCTGCGCGTGCTGCGGGTGATCCTCCAGGAGCGGTCCAACCGGCGCGAGCTGCGCCGGACGGCCCGCCGCTCGCCGACGCTCGACGCGGGCCGGGGAGAGGCCTCTTGAGCACGATCGACGTCTCCGTCGTCATCTGTGTGTACACCGAGGACCGCTGGGAGGACATTCTCGCGGCGGTCGCCTCGGTACGGGCGCAGACCCACCCGGCCCTGGAGACGCTGCTCGTCGTCGACCACAACCCGACGCTCTCGGACCGGCTGGAGAGCGAGTACAAGGAGACCGACGAGGTGCGGGTGCTGCCCAACGCGGGCCCGCGCGGTCTGTCGGCAGGCCGCAACACCGGCATCGCCGCCTCCCGGGGCGAGGTCGTGGCCTTCCTCGACGACGACGCCGTCGCCGAACGGGACTGGCTGCGCCGGTTCGCCGACCCGTACTCCGACCCCCGGGTCCTGGCCGTGGGCGGCCGGGCGGTGCCCGTCTGGTCCTCCGGGCGGCGGCCCGACTGGTTCCCCGAGGAGTTCGACTGGGTGGTGGGCTGCTCCTACCGGGGCCTGCCGCCCGGCCGGGTCCGGGTGCGCAACGTCCTCGGCGGCAACGCCTCCTTCCGGCGCACCGCGTTCGACTTCGTGGGCGGCTTCGCCACCGGTATCGGACGGGACGGCGGCAAACGCCCGATGGGCGGCGAGGAGACCGACCTGTGCATCCGGCTCAGCCGGGCGAGACCCGACGCGATCCTGCTGATGGACGACCGCGCGGTGATCCACCACAAGGTGCCCGAGGCGCGCGAGCACTTCGGGTACTTCCGCACGCGCACCTACGCCGAGGGCCTGTCCAAGGCGCTCGTCGCCCGCAGCGTCGGCGCCGACAAGGGGCTGGAGTCCGAACGCCGGTACGCCACCCGGGTGTTGCCGGCCGGTGTGGTCCGCGGGCTGCGTGACCAACTGCTCGCCCGGCCCGGCGGGGCCCGGCGGGCGGCCGCGATCGTCGCCGGGGTGCTGACCGCGGCCGGCGGGTACCTGGTCGGCAGCATGCGGGCGCGGCGGGCGGGGGTGACGTTCGCCGTGGTACCGATCCCGGTGGACCAGGTGGGACGGGCCGTATGACAGGGGCGCGCGTGCCGATCCTCATGTACCACGCGGTGGCCGCCGACCCGGACGACGCCACCCGCACCCTCTCGGTCACGCCCGAGGCGTTCGCCGAGCAGATGGCGGTGCTCGCGGACGGGGGCCGCACCCCGCTCACCACCGCCGAACTGGCGGCCCGTTGGCGGACCGGCCGGCCGCTGCCGGTCCGCCCGGTCCTGATCACCTTCGACGACGGGTACGAGGGCGTGCACCGGCACGCCCTCCCGGCGCTGGCCGGGCACGGCTTCCCGGCCACGCTGTTCGTCACCACCGGCTGGGTCCGGGGCGCCCACGACACCGGGGGCGCCCCGGACACCATGCTGGACTGGCGGCAGGTGCGCGGACTGGCGGACAACGGCGTGGAGATCGGCGGCCACAGCCATACCCATCCGCAGCTCGACCAGCTCGACGACGCCCGGCTGCGCGCCGAGCTGACCCGCTGCCGGGACGTCGTCGCCGGCGAACTGGGCGCCCCGCCCGAGTCGTTCGCCTATCCGTACGGCTACTCCAGCCGCCGGGTGCGCACGGCGGTACGCGGACAGGGGTTCGCCCAGGCGCTCGCCGTGGGCAACGCGCTGGCCCGCCGCGCCCAGGGGCCGTACGCCCTGCGGCGGGTGACGGTACGGCGTACCACCGGCGCCGAGGAGTTCGAACGTCTCGTGGACGGCCGGGAGATCGGCCGGACGTTCGCGAGGGACCGGGCCCTCACCAAGGGATACGCGGTGGTGCGGCGGACCCGGCGACTGCGGCGAACGGTGTGAGGAGTGGCCCCCGGCCGAGCCGGTCGGGGGCCACTCGCGCACAACGCGACGGGTTCCCGGCATCCGGCGGACCCGACACACCGGGCGTACCTCGCGCCCTGCGGAAACCGGGTGCGGACGACGCTCTTGTGCCGGATCATGGCGGCATGTCCGTACCCCCGCACGACGCACTGCCGATCCGGCTCAACGTCGACGACTCCGACTCCCCGTCCGATGTCGTCGACGCGCTGTTCCTCGGCCGCTTCGCGACGGGCGAGCAGCCGTACTCGCACGCGGTGAACATCGAGCGGGTCCGCTCCGGCGCGACCCTGCTGCCTCCGCACGCCCGGGTGCTGCGCGTCGCCCGCGACGAGGACCGCAGCGCCACCCTGGCCGAGGGCGACGGCTGGACGCTGCTGGTCTCCCGCTGGAACCGCGGGGCGGACGTCACGGTCACCGCGACCACCGCCGAACTGGCCGCGCAGGTGCTCGACCAGGCCACCGACGGGGCGGCGGACGAACCGGAGCCGCAACCGGAGAACGTGACCATGGGCTTCTGGTACGTCTCCCCGCGGCGCGGCCCGCACCGCACCACCCGGCAGATCTCGGCCGGCACATGGGACGAGGTCCGCGCCAACTACACGACGCCCGTCGCCGAGGCCATGGACCAGGTGATGGGGACGACTCCGCAGGACATCGCCGGCCGGCTGCTCCTG
Protein-coding regions in this window:
- a CDS encoding S8 family peptidase, encoding MAQLRSNKARITAAATVAAAALVGGLTALPAQAAPAEGKVLASGSPTAVKDSYIVTLKSQAGFKASSATGRNLVKGYGGTVGKTFGSALNGYTATLSATEARRLAADPAVATVEQNQTVRVSDTTQSSAPWGLDRVDQTSLPLSGTYTYPDTAGSGVTAYVIDTGVRITHSQISGRASYGYDAVDGDTTASDGNGHGTHVATTIAGSTYGVAKKAKIVAVRVLDNAGSGTTAGVIAGIDWVTNNHSGPSVANLSLGGGASTTLDTAVRNSIASGVTYAVAAGNSSANASSYSPARVTQAITVGATTSTDARASYSNYGSVLDIFAPGSSITAGWYTSDTATNTISGTSMATPHVAGAAAVYLAGHTSATPAQVATALVNGATSSVVTSPGTGSPNKLLKLVP
- a CDS encoding SGNH/GDSL hydrolase family protein, with translation MRRSRLVVFVSSILLAFGTALTGAASAQASQLAATGGYVALGDSYSSGVGAGSYISSSGDCKRSTKAFPYLWNAAHAPSSFTFAACSGARTDEVLAGQLGGLNSSTGLVSVTVGGNDAGFADVMTTCVTGSDSTCLSRINTARAYVASTLPGRLDTVYSAIRAKAPNARVVVIGYPRFYQLGTVCLGLSEAKRSAINNAADYLDTKTAERAAAHGFVFGDVRTPYTGHEICSGSSWLHSLNWLNIGESYHPTASGQSGGYLPVLNSAA
- a CDS encoding polysaccharide deacetylase family protein codes for the protein MTGARVPILMYHAVAADPDDATRTLSVTPEAFAEQMAVLADGGRTPLTTAELAARWRTGRPLPVRPVLITFDDGYEGVHRHALPALAGHGFPATLFVTTGWVRGAHDTGGAPDTMLDWRQVRGLADNGVEIGGHSHTHPQLDQLDDARLRAELTRCRDVVAGELGAPPESFAYPYGYSSRRVRTAVRGQGFAQALAVGNALARRAQGPYALRRVTVRRTTGAEEFERLVDGREIGRTFARDRALTKGYAVVRRTRRLRRTV
- a CDS encoding glycosyltransferase family 2 protein; amino-acid sequence: MSTIDVSVVICVYTEDRWEDILAAVASVRAQTHPALETLLVVDHNPTLSDRLESEYKETDEVRVLPNAGPRGLSAGRNTGIAASRGEVVAFLDDDAVAERDWLRRFADPYSDPRVLAVGGRAVPVWSSGRRPDWFPEEFDWVVGCSYRGLPPGRVRVRNVLGGNASFRRTAFDFVGGFATGIGRDGGKRPMGGEETDLCIRLSRARPDAILLMDDRAVIHHKVPEAREHFGYFRTRTYAEGLSKALVARSVGADKGLESERRYATRVLPAGVVRGLRDQLLARPGGARRAAAIVAGVLTAAGGYLVGSMRARRAGVTFAVVPIPVDQVGRAV
- a CDS encoding serine/threonine-protein kinase, coding for MSEEPGSERLIAGRYRLLTPLGEGGMGTVWRARDEVLHREVAVKEVRAPHGLAASDVERMYARLEREAWAAARVANRNVVTVYDVATQDGRPWIVMEIVRGISLAELLDAEGPLEPARAAHIGAEVLSALRAAHEAGVLHRDVKPANVLMSNDGRVVLTDFGIATVEGTSALTMTGEVIGSPEFLAPERALGRTPGPESDLWSLGVLLYAAVEGNSPFRHDTPLSTLRAIVDEELPPPRRAGPLAPVIEGLLRKDPAERLPADRAEQDLRLVAAGGAPRGDTLRATPPAPFAPYPASAPTPAEPFRQEPTASTPPQSWSAAPATTARSAQPGRSRRAGGVLVAGVVVLALAVAGLTYGLLNRDGGGDDAGGGVTDSPTEILSSPPTQPETSEETDESPSPSPSESESSEAPAQTVSVSVAGAHTDYSGGCPPPDADAPAFTATITVGRLPATVSYRWVSKDGELSGQTWKSLEFPSGGGKSKQDKVIVSTYAESGTYQNSIAVEVRDPVRTTSDSVPFSVTCETETPSDGASPSPSASE
- a CDS encoding DUF5925 domain-containing protein; amino-acid sequence: MSVPPHDALPIRLNVDDSDSPSDVVDALFLGRFATGEQPYSHAVNIERVRSGATLLPPHARVLRVARDEDRSATLAEGDGWTLLVSRWNRGADVTVTATTAELAAQVLDQATDGAADEPEPQPENVTMGFWYVSPRRGPHRTTRQISAGTWDEVRANYTTPVAEAMDQVMGTTPQDIAGRLLLLHGPPGTGKTSALRTLARSWRDWCQVDCVLDPERLFSDVGYLMDIAIGEEDGTGKGRWRLLLLEDCDELIRGEAKHTAGQALSRLLNLTDGLLGQGRNVLVGVTTNEDLERLHPAVVRPGRCLARIEVGPLTRREAVDWLGTEEGVGREGSTLAELYALRRGTSPTSLPEPRGRSDAGLYL
- a CDS encoding glycosyltransferase family 2 protein, whose translation is MSSVLQPAASGQDLESPSTVGTYRPISSHLAITPPVSVVIPAMNEAENLPYVFKTLPDWIHEVVLVDGNSTDDTVRVARELWPGVKVVGQQGRGKGDALITGFEACSGDIIVMVDADGSADGEEIVSYVSALVSGADFAKGSRFANGGGTDDMTFVRRLGNRVLCAIVNRKFGARYTDLCYGYNAFWRHCLDKIELDCTGFEVETLMNIRVVKAGLKVQEIPSHEYLRIHGVSNLRAVRDGLRVLRVILQERSNRRELRRTARRSPTLDAGRGEAS